The proteins below come from a single uncultured delta proteobacterium genomic window:
- a CDS encoding conserved hypothetical protein (Evidence 4 : Homologs of previously reported genes of unknown function), with product MDSGIFTHFPENILERYDIFISGKKVMASNWVLLHSIPPSGKTYVLDDQAIWTGPLAEFHMPCTIMEPLRAEFSVLAQEDGVLIRGSVTGKVALPCTRCSEDAVVVIDQRVDTFEPFPSEANDEDALDVDQELLRYAPTGQGMEMNLAALAWEEFLLALPMKPLCDPVCKGLCPQCGANRNTASCSCGTDAADPRMAPLRGLKVKR from the coding sequence ATGGACAGTGGGATTTTTACCCATTTCCCGGAAAACATCTTGGAAAGATACGACATTTTTATTTCCGGCAAGAAAGTTATGGCGTCCAATTGGGTTTTATTGCATAGTATTCCGCCGTCGGGCAAGACGTATGTCCTGGATGACCAGGCCATCTGGACCGGCCCGTTGGCCGAGTTCCACATGCCCTGCACCATCATGGAGCCGCTGCGCGCGGAGTTTTCCGTGCTGGCGCAGGAAGACGGCGTGCTTATCCGCGGTTCGGTCACGGGCAAGGTAGCCTTGCCGTGCACCCGGTGCTCCGAGGACGCCGTTGTTGTGATAGACCAGCGGGTGGATACCTTTGAGCCGTTCCCGTCGGAAGCAAACGACGAGGACGCTCTGGACGTCGACCAGGAGCTTTTACGGTACGCGCCGACCGGCCAGGGTATGGAAATGAACCTGGCGGCGCTGGCCTGGGAGGAATTTCTCCTGGCCCTGCCCATGAAGCCGCTGTGCGACCCCGTCTGCAAGGGGCTTTGCCCCCAGTGCGGCGCGAATAGAAATACGGCATCCTGCTCCTGCGGGACCGATGCCGCCGACCCCCGCATGGCCCCGCTGCGCGGCCTGAAGGTGAAGCGGTAA
- the rpmB gene encoding 50S ribosomal protein L28, translating into MAKQCEICGKKPQVGNLVSHSNIKTKRRFNPNLQSVRHQDPSGQVRTVSVCTRCLRSGAIKKPAVRKAPAA; encoded by the coding sequence ATGGCCAAACAATGCGAAATTTGCGGGAAAAAGCCCCAGGTCGGCAATCTTGTGAGCCACTCCAACATCAAGACCAAGCGCCGCTTTAACCCGAACCTGCAGTCCGTCCGGCATCAGGACCCTTCCGGCCAGGTGCGCACGGTGAGCGTCTGCACCCGTTGCCTGCGTTCCGGCGCGATCAAAAAGCCCGCCGTCCGCAAGGCCCCCGCAGCCTGA
- a CDS encoding putative Phage T7 F exclusion suppressor FxsA (Evidence 3 : Function proposed based on presence of conserved amino acid motif, structural feature or limited homology), which translates to MRRFIPWLILLFPALELWVLIQVGKEIGALATVGLVIVSMFIGFGLLRLRGMHIAKTMQTELAAGRLPSGQIADTFCLMVAGWLFVFPGFVSDVLAVLLLIPGVRHILLSFAVAKMRRQGFQSQTVQFESSADGSGPVSWTCTTYGNAPGAEPERPELRGNAVIIDCEPEVITRDDDTSNNPKKPG; encoded by the coding sequence ATGCGCCGTTTCATCCCCTGGCTTATTCTGCTTTTCCCCGCTCTGGAACTTTGGGTTCTGATCCAGGTGGGCAAGGAAATCGGTGCCCTTGCCACCGTCGGCCTGGTGATCGTTTCCATGTTCATCGGCTTCGGGCTGCTGCGCTTACGCGGCATGCACATTGCAAAGACCATGCAGACGGAGCTCGCCGCCGGGCGGCTGCCCTCCGGCCAGATAGCGGACACCTTCTGCCTGATGGTCGCGGGCTGGCTGTTCGTCTTCCCCGGCTTTGTTTCCGACGTGCTCGCGGTTTTGCTGCTCATCCCGGGCGTCCGGCATATCCTGCTTTCATTCGCCGTCGCCAAGATGCGGCGCCAGGGGTTCCAGTCCCAAACCGTGCAGTTCGAATCCTCGGCCGACGGCTCCGGCCCTGTTTCCTGGACCTGCACGACGTACGGCAACGCGCCGGGCGCGGAACCCGAACGGCCCGAACTGCGCGGGAACGCCGTTATCATCGATTGCGAGCCGGAAGTCATCACCCGTGATGACGACACTTCCAACAACCCGAAAAAACCCGGCTGA
- a CDS encoding putative Rhomboid family protein (Evidence 3 : Function proposed based on presence of conserved amino acid motif, structural feature or limited homology), with protein sequence MASPFPGTSSLVRRTLRRAWRPRPGRSASSAKNGGKNGVRLTRRPLTPPYWRNIAPSLRKNRRDTGPERYRHWLLVLQAKGFRYRFFDRPPLVSLYIPPVAAKAALHEILAFEKERPPLPLPQPPERRGLYWYAALLAALIPWHRARWDGLFSFAALPAAARDWLTAGGLDAYRVSVAGEWWRTVTSLTLHADAAHLVSNLVMGAIFGIPLCRHTGVGFGFLLTVLAGALGNLSTAYLRPASFLSQGFSTAVFASVGLLAAFAAAFAARHAAATAADHHRAAAVKQGILKALIPLGAGLGFLAMLGGSEAPGVDYLAHTMGLAAGVILGLAVAFGAPCLLTVRGEKNTALQWISLALATGLFAACWRAALATA encoded by the coding sequence ATGGCCTCCCCTTTCCCGGGCACCTCTTCCCTGGTCCGGCGGACCCTGCGCCGCGCCTGGCGGCCAAGGCCGGGCCGGAGCGCGTCCTCCGCCAAAAACGGCGGCAAAAACGGCGTCAGGCTTACCAGACGCCCATTGACGCCGCCCTATTGGCGGAATATCGCGCCGTCCCTGCGTAAAAACCGGCGTGACACGGGACCCGAACGGTACCGCCACTGGCTGCTTGTCTTGCAGGCCAAAGGATTCCGCTACCGGTTCTTTGACCGCCCTCCGCTGGTTTCACTCTACATCCCGCCCGTTGCCGCCAAGGCGGCGCTGCATGAAATTCTGGCCTTCGAAAAAGAGCGCCCGCCCCTGCCGCTCCCCCAGCCGCCGGAACGGCGCGGCCTGTACTGGTACGCCGCCCTGCTCGCGGCCCTTATCCCCTGGCACCGCGCGCGCTGGGACGGTCTTTTTTCCTTCGCGGCGCTGCCGGCGGCCGCGCGGGATTGGCTCACGGCAGGCGGGCTTGACGCCTACCGCGTTTCCGTTGCCGGGGAATGGTGGCGCACCGTTACCAGCCTGACCCTGCACGCCGACGCGGCCCACCTTGTTTCCAACCTCGTCATGGGGGCTATTTTCGGCATCCCCCTCTGCCGCCATACCGGCGTCGGCTTCGGCTTCCTGCTGACCGTCCTCGCCGGGGCGCTCGGCAACCTGTCCACGGCGTATCTGCGGCCGGCGTCCTTTCTGAGCCAGGGATTCTCGACGGCTGTTTTCGCTTCCGTGGGGCTTCTGGCGGCGTTCGCCGCCGCTTTCGCGGCCCGGCATGCCGCCGCCACCGCCGCGGACCATCACCGGGCGGCGGCCGTCAAACAGGGTATCCTCAAAGCCCTGATCCCCCTGGGCGCGGGCCTCGGCTTCCTTGCCATGCTCGGCGGGAGCGAGGCGCCGGGCGTGGACTATCTCGCCCACACCATGGGGCTTGCCGCCGGGGTCATACTCGGCCTTGCGGTTGCCTTTGGCGCGCCCTGCCTCCTCACGGTACGCGGGGAGAAAAACACCGCCCTGCAATGGATTTCCCTTGCCCTGGCGACGGGGTTGTTCGCCGCCTGCTGGCGCGCGGCCCTTGCCACCGCCTGA
- a CDS encoding Na/Pi-cotransporter II-related protein produces the protein MSLTSFLQVFAGVGLFLYGIKLLSEALQFLAGDRMRQLIGTLTRTPMRGVFIGALVTILIQSSSGVTVMTVSFVNAGLMSLAQAIGVIMGANIGTTVTAQIIAFKIKDIALPFIGMGALVAVFGRSRNQRYFGNGMVGFGLIFLGMQTMEGAMYFLRDHKDLFLTLSYHPLLGVLAGTVITMLVQSSAATIGLTMAMASQGLLSLDAAIPIILGDNIGTTITAVIAAMGTNRSAQQAAAAHVLFNVIGVLLFMLGLPLFKMAVAHTATDIGRQLANAHTMFNMVNTVLFLPFVRPFAKLVARIIPAPPPPASYDPIYLDRKLINVSTAAAVGAVKDELTHMGEITLAMSRLVRKAYKNYSEDMESRFANMEKGVNNLNKAISKYAAEIWQKRIPDSLSTELAGYVSAAGDFERIGDHYENLLELSAFKVSNSVSFTPQADIEFWDMYTTVDEAVMNAVGAVATDDMQQVNKVLNELEDAIDNKEREYRKNHIARINAQECDPERGVIFADVLSNLERIGDHTHNIVLVVRDFLEGDHRDRGPQKK, from the coding sequence ATGTCCCTGACAAGTTTTTTGCAGGTATTCGCTGGCGTAGGGCTTTTTCTTTACGGTATCAAGCTGTTAAGTGAAGCCTTGCAGTTCCTTGCCGGCGACAGGATGCGCCAACTCATAGGCACCCTCACCCGCACGCCCATGCGGGGCGTGTTTATCGGGGCGCTTGTCACTATACTGATTCAAAGCTCCAGCGGCGTGACGGTCATGACGGTCAGCTTCGTGAACGCCGGCCTCATGAGCCTGGCCCAGGCCATCGGCGTTATCATGGGCGCCAACATCGGCACCACGGTCACGGCGCAGATCATCGCCTTCAAAATCAAGGATATCGCCCTGCCTTTCATCGGGATGGGCGCGCTTGTGGCCGTTTTCGGCCGGTCGCGGAACCAGCGGTACTTCGGCAACGGCATGGTCGGGTTCGGGCTTATCTTCCTCGGCATGCAGACCATGGAAGGGGCCATGTACTTCCTGCGCGACCACAAGGATCTGTTTCTGACGCTCAGCTACCACCCGCTTCTCGGCGTCCTCGCGGGCACGGTCATTACCATGCTGGTGCAGTCGAGCGCGGCCACCATAGGCCTGACCATGGCCATGGCGTCCCAGGGCCTTCTGTCCCTTGACGCCGCCATCCCCATTATTCTCGGCGACAACATCGGCACCACCATCACGGCCGTCATCGCGGCCATGGGCACGAACCGTTCCGCGCAGCAGGCGGCGGCGGCCCACGTGCTGTTCAACGTGATCGGGGTGCTGCTGTTCATGCTCGGGCTGCCGCTGTTCAAGATGGCCGTCGCCCATACGGCGACGGATATAGGGCGCCAGCTCGCCAACGCCCATACCATGTTCAACATGGTCAATACGGTTTTGTTCCTGCCCTTTGTGCGGCCCTTCGCCAAGCTGGTGGCGCGCATTATCCCCGCGCCGCCGCCTCCTGCCAGCTATGATCCCATCTACCTCGACAGGAAGCTCATCAACGTTTCCACCGCCGCGGCTGTTGGCGCGGTCAAGGACGAGCTTACCCACATGGGCGAGATCACCCTCGCCATGTCGCGGCTGGTGCGCAAAGCGTATAAAAACTATTCGGAAGACATGGAATCCCGCTTCGCCAACATGGAGAAGGGGGTCAACAACCTGAACAAGGCCATTTCAAAATACGCGGCCGAGATCTGGCAGAAACGGATACCGGACAGTCTTTCCACGGAGTTGGCCGGGTATGTGTCCGCGGCCGGGGACTTTGAGCGCATCGGTGACCACTACGAGAATTTGCTGGAGCTGTCCGCGTTCAAGGTGAGCAACTCCGTCTCCTTCACCCCTCAGGCGGACATTGAATTTTGGGACATGTACACCACCGTGGACGAGGCCGTGATGAACGCCGTGGGCGCGGTCGCCACGGACGACATGCAGCAGGTGAACAAGGTTCTGAACGAGTTGGAAGACGCCATTGACAACAAGGAGCGGGAATACCGCAAAAATCATATCGCCCGCATCAACGCCCAGGAATGCGACCCTGAACGGGGCGTCATTTTCGCGGACGTGCTCAGCAACCTTGAGCGTATCGGCGACCATACCCATAATATCGTGCTGGTGGTCCGCGACTTCCTCGAAGGCGATCACCGCGACCGCGGACCGCAGAAGAAATAA
- a CDS encoding Glycosyl transferase family 9, translating into MANKPILIIQMQRLGDLVLSYPLMGWLSRLYPDNPLWVVGEEMFFAELMELSPTATYFAYDAAPGLRKNAYRMVINLSHRPEAIALAGALDAEERIGAYRDKTTGAMFINGDWQVYRASLVNNNRYNLYHWADMNALDVVPPDRLRTTSWPKPRETAATASAHIGLFLGASEQDKHPDAGFWTALAGELLEAGHRPVLLGGEAEKPLGGEVAKALGAPALNLTGHFSVSALCRFLRELDLFVTPDTGPMHLAVWTGTPVLNISTGPVNAWETGPFSPGHFVLRAALPCVGCWHCTQGSVLCKEALHASRTAYLIHELVSKKEKNLHRFALPDQELLRTARDSHNLFHLEQIIGETPPRQVTALFWQAFFGNRTGIFTDAELRQAWKNFAEASPGNGPAFIQALVKLSKELSLHLRGSHAASVNTETFWASFPLPLRPLTSYMHLSLQNGMFKNAAFAQALELVERLISLH; encoded by the coding sequence ATGGCGAACAAACCCATCCTCATCATCCAGATGCAGCGCCTGGGCGATCTGGTTCTCTCCTACCCGCTCATGGGCTGGCTGTCGCGGCTGTACCCGGACAACCCGCTCTGGGTCGTGGGCGAGGAAATGTTTTTCGCCGAGTTGATGGAACTCTCCCCGACCGCCACCTATTTCGCCTACGATGCCGCCCCCGGCCTGCGAAAAAACGCCTACCGGATGGTCATCAACCTCAGCCACCGGCCGGAGGCCATCGCGCTCGCCGGCGCCCTGGACGCGGAAGAACGCATCGGCGCGTACCGCGACAAAACAACGGGCGCCATGTTCATCAACGGCGATTGGCAGGTGTACCGCGCCTCCCTGGTCAACAACAACCGGTATAACCTCTACCACTGGGCGGATATGAACGCCCTTGACGTCGTGCCGCCGGACCGCCTGCGCACGACCTCCTGGCCCAAACCGCGTGAAACGGCGGCGACCGCGTCCGCCCATATCGGCCTGTTTCTCGGCGCGAGCGAGCAGGATAAACACCCCGACGCCGGGTTCTGGACAGCCCTGGCGGGAGAGCTTCTGGAAGCGGGGCACCGCCCGGTGCTCCTGGGCGGGGAAGCGGAAAAGCCGCTGGGCGGGGAAGTCGCCAAAGCGCTCGGCGCCCCGGCCCTGAACCTGACCGGGCATTTTTCCGTCAGCGCGCTATGCCGCTTTTTACGCGAGCTGGACCTCTTCGTCACGCCGGACACCGGCCCCATGCACCTCGCCGTCTGGACGGGCACCCCGGTCCTGAACATCTCCACCGGCCCGGTCAACGCCTGGGAAACCGGCCCCTTCTCGCCCGGCCACTTTGTCCTGCGCGCGGCGCTGCCCTGCGTCGGCTGCTGGCACTGCACCCAGGGAAGCGTCCTGTGCAAGGAAGCCCTGCACGCCAGCCGGACGGCCTACCTTATCCACGAACTGGTTTCCAAAAAGGAAAAAAACCTGCACCGCTTCGCCCTGCCGGATCAGGAGCTGCTGCGGACCGCGCGCGACTCCCACAACCTTTTCCATCTGGAGCAAATCATCGGCGAAACGCCGCCCCGCCAGGTTACCGCCCTTTTCTGGCAAGCGTTTTTCGGCAACCGCACGGGCATTTTTACCGATGCGGAACTCAGGCAAGCCTGGAAGAACTTTGCCGAGGCATCCCCCGGCAACGGCCCGGCCTTTATCCAGGCCCTCGTCAAGCTCAGCAAGGAACTCAGCCTCCATCTGCGCGGCAGCCATGCCGCCTCCGTGAACACCGAAACCTTCTGGGCGTCTTTCCCCCTGCCGCTCCGGCCCCTCACCAGCTATATGCACCTCTCCCTGCAAAACGGGATGTTCAAAAACGCCGCCTTTGCCCAAGCCCTCGAGCTTGTGGAGCGTCTGATCTCCCTCCACTAA
- a CDS encoding hypothetical protein (Evidence 5 : No homology to any previously reported sequences), with amino-acid sequence MQFFPDSISYGVSALGGVGLGQTGPGQTGPGAAIANANAFLESLNQELASTGMTPIVDANAASGPPPGFRTIKRDISATLDEADIAAITEKLRKRGVDDAALTGIAGLLNADASPTIGKIMGVIRGNGRANGELTDEDMQELAGVFQKLQLSQEEADEVMGYMQEGRGFEAMRLLKAKAKELGENSFNLTAKEAAALGRGLDLSAGAMQKIAGLFTGEDDTKSLETLLSPITEDIATRRSEAEKIAAQFKSVIDEALQEKKIRQQTEPVADTRGNGQTDRAERRMRDDLTAKANGFGKTPEELEEERSLADEQAAQDRRQEYSRRENASREKTVSVLDGSRDRAGSEKTESHAKSDFAPILSRMDAAPGMTMAGQTDASNQSFTARQNTTTGFAHRQEIFSQVEQGMLRQLADGNRQMTLQLNPSELGQLTLVLSVKAGEVRALIRTDNPETTAVLADQMAQLKATLEEQGLKVAQLDVETQLPGDTTREQWEGADTAQFNKEQEMREQARFQRLAKLRRESGTSLAQDMQSKGMQEEISASGLHIIA; translated from the coding sequence ATGCAGTTTTTTCCTGATTCCATATCCTACGGTGTGAGCGCCCTTGGCGGGGTGGGTCTGGGCCAGACGGGTCCGGGCCAGACCGGCCCCGGCGCCGCTATCGCCAACGCCAACGCGTTTTTGGAGTCCCTCAACCAGGAACTCGCCTCCACCGGCATGACGCCCATCGTGGACGCCAACGCCGCCTCGGGACCGCCTCCGGGCTTCAGAACGATCAAACGCGACATATCCGCCACGCTGGACGAGGCGGACATCGCGGCCATAACCGAAAAACTCCGCAAGCGCGGGGTCGACGATGCCGCGCTTACCGGCATCGCGGGGTTGCTGAACGCCGACGCCTCGCCCACCATCGGCAAGATCATGGGCGTCATCAGAGGGAACGGCCGCGCCAACGGGGAATTGACCGACGAGGACATGCAGGAACTGGCGGGCGTGTTCCAGAAGCTGCAGCTTTCCCAGGAAGAAGCCGACGAAGTGATGGGCTATATGCAGGAAGGCCGCGGCTTTGAAGCCATGCGCCTTCTGAAGGCCAAGGCCAAGGAACTTGGGGAGAACTCGTTCAACCTGACCGCGAAGGAAGCCGCCGCGCTGGGGCGCGGCCTGGATCTTTCCGCAGGCGCGATGCAAAAGATCGCCGGTCTCTTTACCGGCGAGGACGATACCAAGTCCCTCGAAACCCTGCTCAGCCCGATCACGGAAGATATCGCCACCAGGCGGTCGGAAGCGGAGAAAATCGCCGCCCAGTTTAAAAGCGTCATCGATGAGGCGTTGCAGGAAAAGAAAATCCGCCAACAGACCGAACCGGTCGCCGATACGCGCGGCAACGGCCAGACCGACCGCGCCGAGCGGCGCATGCGCGACGACCTGACGGCCAAGGCCAACGGGTTCGGCAAAACACCGGAAGAGCTTGAGGAAGAACGATCCCTCGCGGACGAGCAGGCCGCCCAGGACCGCCGGCAGGAATACTCCCGCCGGGAAAACGCGAGCCGGGAAAAGACGGTCTCCGTCCTTGACGGTTCCCGCGACCGCGCGGGTTCGGAAAAGACCGAATCACACGCCAAGAGCGATTTCGCCCCCATCCTGAGCAGAATGGACGCCGCCCCCGGCATGACCATGGCCGGCCAGACCGACGCCTCCAACCAGTCTTTCACGGCGCGGCAGAACACCACGACCGGCTTCGCCCACCGGCAGGAAATCTTTTCCCAGGTCGAACAGGGCATGCTCCGCCAGCTCGCGGACGGCAACCGCCAGATGACCCTGCAACTCAACCCCTCGGAACTCGGCCAACTGACGCTGGTTCTTTCGGTCAAGGCCGGAGAGGTCCGGGCGCTGATCCGGACGGACAACCCGGAAACCACCGCCGTGCTGGCGGACCAGATGGCCCAGTTGAAGGCCACCCTTGAAGAACAGGGCCTCAAAGTGGCCCAGCTCGACGTGGAAACCCAGCTCCCCGGCGACACCACCAGGGAACAGTGGGAAGGGGCGGATACCGCCCAGTTCAATAAAGAACAGGAAATGCGCGAACAGGCGCGATTCCAGCGGCTTGCGAAGCTCCGCCGCGAGTCCGGAACGAGTTTGGCCCAGGATATGCAAAGTAAGGGCATGCAGGAAGAAATTTCCGCATCAGGCTTACACATTATTGCATAA
- a CDS encoding Basal-body rod modification protein FlgD (modular protein) — protein sequence MAATTNIMANSNIWTSSADNAATSGKTDRLASDKHTFLKLLVAQLTNQDPLNPTEDKEFVAQLAQFTSLEQLQEINAGVEGLNTTMTQSQLMTATGFIGKNVIAKGDQITKLTMSGQIVTTQSWFTITDPATKAQATILDSSGMPVFSEELGSFQAGTHRYAWNGKLASGQEAPNGVYSIMITAQDKNDKTVVIQQQQLSARVVGVENVDGVYKLILDGGRTVNLMDVTEITLPDESTGTVSTYSGLAADAAASAALAKDNAEVFAQKALGSTVATDAKKYAESSINAAATARESATAARKIADNARKEAESLKTADALNEYTKTDEQAKKAEAYATQAEEFAADAKGYAESLGADFTE from the coding sequence ATGGCAGCGACGACCAACATCATGGCGAACAGCAATATCTGGACGAGCAGCGCGGACAACGCCGCCACGTCGGGCAAGACCGACCGGCTCGCGTCCGACAAGCACACGTTCCTGAAGTTGCTCGTGGCCCAGCTCACCAACCAGGACCCCCTCAACCCGACGGAAGACAAGGAATTTGTGGCCCAGCTCGCGCAGTTCACCAGCCTTGAACAACTGCAGGAAATCAACGCGGGCGTGGAAGGCCTGAACACGACCATGACCCAGAGCCAGCTGATGACCGCCACCGGCTTCATCGGCAAGAACGTGATAGCGAAAGGCGACCAGATCACCAAGCTCACCATGTCCGGCCAGATCGTCACCACCCAGTCCTGGTTCACCATTACGGACCCGGCGACCAAGGCCCAAGCCACCATTCTGGACAGCAGCGGCATGCCCGTCTTCTCCGAAGAGTTGGGCTCGTTCCAGGCGGGCACGCACCGGTATGCCTGGAACGGCAAGCTGGCGAGCGGCCAGGAAGCGCCCAACGGCGTGTACTCCATCATGATCACGGCCCAGGACAAAAACGACAAGACCGTGGTCATCCAGCAGCAGCAGCTCAGCGCGCGCGTGGTCGGTGTGGAAAACGTGGACGGCGTGTACAAGCTGATTTTGGACGGCGGCCGTACGGTCAACCTGATGGACGTTACCGAAATCACCCTGCCAGACGAATCGACCGGCACGGTTTCCACTTACTCCGGCCTGGCCGCCGACGCCGCGGCCTCCGCCGCCCTGGCGAAAGACAATGCGGAAGTCTTCGCCCAGAAGGCCCTCGGTTCCACCGTGGCCACGGATGCGAAAAAGTACGCGGAATCGTCCATCAACGCGGCCGCGACGGCCAGGGAATCGGCGACCGCCGCCCGGAAGATCGCGGATAACGCGCGCAAGGAAGCGGAAAGCCTGAAAACGGCCGACGCCCTGAATGAATACACCAAGACCGACGAGCAGGCGAAAAAGGCCGAGGCGTACGCGACGCAGGCCGAGGAATTCGCGGCGGACGCCAAGGGATATGCGGAATCGCTCGGAGCGGACTTCACCGAATAA